From the genome of Mya arenaria isolate MELC-2E11 chromosome 5, ASM2691426v1:
GATACAGATAAGGATTTCAGGTAGGCATGTTTTGTTTGTCCATTTTAGATCTGTTTGTCAATTATTTGCCAGTAAAACATGGCAGACACATTTGAATTACTTTACTCTGCGTCCTATGTTTCGTTTCCGGTCATTAGCGTTTGAACTTTTTGCTGTTGAGTTTCGAACTTCTGAACGACTTGTTTCTCATTATATGTTGATACTTTTCTGGACGAATATATCTACAAGCGTGATTATAAGTCCGAACAAGCAGTTTTGCGGTAAAAAAGCAAATTCATAGCcgcatcaataaaaaaatcatcgaATTTGGCCcgaaaatttgaaaggtcgaacgtttaagcaaaacaattgcgaAAAATCATCGGataaaaaacagttttcttagttttagagtttgtttcaaGATATATTGATATCCAGTTATCCGaaactgtcagagaccagtctaaATCATTTGAAGACTAGGTAAAGATAAGAGACCAAAATACTCGGATCAAATGTTCTCTACGCTAGGTTGTGGACAAATTTTGAGGTGCGGGTGGGGGTAAGTATAATcagttaatatgttttttgttgtgtgGAAGTCCGAATTACTTATTACAATGACAGACACTTTAAACAGATATTTAAACGATGATTTAACACCCTATTGATGGTCGAGCCATTGTTTTCATCtgcaatttattttgtatgacagcaaatgttcgaacaaaacaattcaaagttctagaaaacgtttaaaaagcATGATTATCATTTTCTCATAATCGataagttgcttatttccaaacatatttgtattcaaaccactgcaactttttttttaattccaaattattttttggCAACAATTTCTGGTTCAAATGTGACGTGTTTAGTTTCGATCAAGGGAAGGTTACTCCATTAGATTTTTGATTGTTGTTCTTTAAGTTAATTATTTCACTCCTTaattttcagtgaaaatattgacatttttactgttgttatttcactgataaaactcatACACTATTCAAAACATGACCCTCAATTATCCTGATATCGATACAGCAACATTCGACCCAACATTTAACTCTAAAAACTCGTTAATTTTAAATTAGGATCAACATCACATTTGTATGCCTtagataataacaataaaagttatttttttgttttacgaTGTTTAAGTCCTTATTTCTATATAGTAGACCTTAGGACCATTAAGTTAATTGATGCTTTCTCACCGACAGAGGTCAAACGGAATACAAATCACTCATTGGGAAGTGTGGtgggggtattaatcacatcCGGTGATCACTCTATTTGTGTCACATGAAACCGCCACGTATATCAATACTACAACTgtcaaaatgaaacttaaattgAATATGCTTATTTAAGATAAACGTATTATGTAGTAATTGATTTGACCTTAATTGTTGCATCTGAATTTTAAGCTGgttttttcatcgaaaaattcTGGGTAATATATTGGCAAAAACCGGGCAAGCTGGTGGTTTGCACCTCAGTTGTTTTCGTGTCAAAATACAACATGTCTTCATAGATCTGTTAAATCCTAGTAGAATTTTCATGAAACTCGGATCGAATGTTTACTACATAAAGTCTTTCTTCAGAACCGATAATTCAGATGCAACGGCTCAATGTCACAATTTAATGTCAATGGCTCGAGCCATAGATTTTTAGTCCGCTTCATATTTCCTTATTTCATTGAAGTAATTTAATGAGAGTCAGGTCAGATATAAACACATTGTGACAACGTGCAGAGCGAGCAGAAATGTTAAGCCGGCTCAAGATCACAGGTTAGAGCCATATATTTCGAGTCCTCTCCTTATCTCTTTAGCCCATAAAGAAAATCAATTGCATGTGTTTACTTTATCAAGACGTCTTGCGGAACCCATATTGCAGGTGACGgctcaaggtcatggtcatattTATAGGTCAGAGATTTGagatttgaaaattgatataaatgttcCACATATCGAGACCATGTGTTACCTTTTATAACAGGCAGGTcagatcaaggtcaaggtcataaatCAATATCAAGAGTTCAAGTCATATGGTTAATGTCCGCGCCGTTCCTCCTAATATCCTAGAAGGAAGTTTGGTAAAAGGTTCATCTCAACGATAGAAATCCCATAATCCACTCCATATCTGCAACCTCAAGAGTCGCGGAATTGAATGAGACAAGCATTCGAAGAGATAGCTAGGTTTTCTTTCGCCAAAACAACCAACAACGTATCTTAATGAGTGTTTAAAACGACCTTTTAGAGAAAACCGTCTGTGTATTACCCAGTATTTAATCCAGTACATGTATAATCagttcatataaaaaacaaccGTGATAAAACTCAACTGCACCAACACTTATACTTCTATTTAcctgaaaaatatgtttttttgaaaagggaACTTTTTCGCTGATCTTGGGAAGGTTGAGATGCAGAAGGCTGTTAAAAATGTGGCacaaaacaagataaaaaatgctctgataatttcaattatcattaataattttataattgtatttccGCACGTCAAGTCATTTCATCtatttttaaagcatatttattAGCTTACACGTGGGCACGTTTAGCTTAGGGGAGGCTATTAGGATCATTGCAGTTTCGTGGTATGTAGTGATTAAAATGCAGTGTGCATTTTGTTGGCATGATCTGCCATTGAGTTTAAGTAATCAATCTAGGCCAACAGTGGATGGACAATGAATGATAAtgtgttattgtttacattttcagatGTAAACATAGATGTACCTTCTCTCACTGTATCTGAACCAGCAGAAAAAACAGATGGCCAGGTTTCCATAGAAACTGATTGTTTGACACCAGTGTCTGCCGTATCATCACAACGTTGTACATACTACTTAAAGGTAACTCTCTAAGGGTTAAACAATGGATTCTTATGATGAAACCAGGATAAGTTATTATaagtgatttgtttttgtttttgtgttcaatgtctttggcatttaccctgtgccattaaacgaggtttgtgtttaaacttttggctactgagcttgtttctgtagttttttcacatAGAAAATGCTGTTGAAGTACTGAGATCAAGGAAATAGATGCAACGTGATTTGCTAAATAAAGGTCTGCAACACTTTATCAGTATATCAATGTCAGTTTACCTACTCAAAtattatatcacaataaatcttgtcataaataatcaattaaagcgtcagtttattttttctaaatggAACTTCTGCCTCTACCAATATAAAGCATACTCAGAGGCCAAATTATACCAATTCAGGAGTGACTTCTCAGTATTACATGTGACTGTTTGTTTTACATGGCATTAATATAAAGGATGGTTATATCATACAATACTTTTAACTCCTTATCGTCGTTATAGGTTTTAAAGTTAAATGGTTTgagattaaaaaacaacaaactggGTCTATTCCCTTCTCAAATATGTGCATTAATGCACACCGAAATGCTCGTTTAATCTGCCATAAAATCTAATAAACGCGCTTAAAAATACTTACTGCATTCAATATGCTTTTTTTCGACAGTAAAAAGTGTTTTAGGACTAAAAGCGCATTAGTGCTCTTAGTATTTTTCCTGCATTAAAAGCGATAATGTTTTGGGACCAGTATTTATCGAACCAAAATGAAAACTTTCTCCTCATAAACTTCTGGCAAGATTTGGAAATAATTACACCGACTGAAATGTTCCTTAGGTGGCTctttatcaaattccttcaatcCATGTTGATTCGTTTAATATTTTACAGACAGGGGACTGGACAAGTTTTCGCTATATGACcacattgaatatatttatactcTTTTACATAGAGCCTACCGTATTGGCCTATTACCAtgagttttcaaattatttctttgGGGTCGATGCTGGCCCTGCCCCGCGGGTcacaaaatttcaatattattgtaaatacttaagaaaaatatagaaaatattatcttaaaccGCATAGCCCAGACCTTCGATATTTGGTTTGTTGCATTATGTAATGGCTTTTCACTagcattgtttaaaaatgccccctggggtcaaagctGGCAGCGCCCCGGAGCACTCAGGTTTTCTTTACACTTAGAAAGTTAACTTGTGAAGACATTCACAGACACTACATGGCCAAGATTTGCGATATTTGGCATAAAGCCTTATGTAGCGGTTCTTCATtaacattgttcaaataatgctaACTCGGTGCAAAGCTGGCCCCGCCCAAAGGTCTCAGGTTCTTTTGTATATTAAAGTCATTGAAATCTGCCTATTCTGTAAGCGCAAATCCAagacccttgatatttggtTTGTAGTCTTGTAGTAGCcctttattaagtttttttttaaatatatccgTAATGTGAAAGCAGGTCCCTTGGGGACCAAGGGACCACGTACGTATATAGTAAAACATGAAAACGTGTTCTCTAAACCGCATGACCCAGACCTTTGAGTTTTGGTATTCAATTTAGgcagtatttctttaaatatgttaaaatagtaTCCCTCGGGTCAAAGGCAGCCCCTTCCCGGGGGTCTCACGTTcccaatatgtatatacatgtagtacaatctttgaaaatcttcttttctGAAGACCGTAAGTTCCATCTGGTAAGTACGCTAATGAACTTGTCCTCAAACAAGGTGCTCTAATTATGACACTAGGCTCAAAGCTGGCCCAACCCCGGGTGCCTCTGGTTTTTTATATACTAATacagtaaaatatttgaaaaatcttCTACTCTAACACCACAAGTCACAGACCTTAAATATTCGGTATCTAGTCTCTGGTAGTCAGTCTTAAACGAAAATTCTTTTATTATTGCCCTAGGATGAAATCCAACCCGCCCAGGGGATCTCAGGATTTCGAAATACTTATATaatgcaatatttgaaaatcttctATTCTGAAACAGCATGTAACAGACCATTGGAATTTGGTATGATTTCTTTAGGAACCGCTTTCGAAACAACGTTCTACATCAATATCAACCAATTACTTCCTTAGCAACATGTGACTTCCTTTCAGACCCTTTTACCCCTTGGCAACTTAAGCATTCCTAAGCAGCAATTGACCTTTTTACTAATTGCCTTTCATTAGTggaaacaaatgatttattaaggTGTTTATGACTTGCTTAGCAACCAATGCATTTCTAAGCAACCGATGATTACTTAACATGTTACCTTTATCTATAGCAACCAATTACTTCTTTCAACTAATGGCTTCCTTAGTAACCATTGACTAACTTAACAGCCAATTACTTTCTAAGTAACAGCGTATTACTTAAGCCACCAGCACATCCATTGTGCCCTAAAACAACCAGCAGACAATGTTTTGACTTTCCTagaaatacatttgattttcttttgCAAGGACCAACATCTTTATCAAACCTTAAAACTATTTGCATCCAATTAAATCAATAGCAAGCAGCAAACATTTATAACGACTACTGACACTTTGTTATTTGAATCAGGTGATCTACCGTTCATAGGATCATATTGCCCcacttgtttatttaaacttcaaacACTGATCTAAAACAATGTAAGGCAAATTGCACACAGTGCAATAAACGGAACGGATAATGATTAAGAGAATGGATGTAATAACAATTCAAACTGAAATCTAATTGTTAAGACATCTTTCATCTGGAATCTTAAGAAACCAGTACTGCTGTATGTTTTGAGGGCTTGCAATAATTGTTGAGATTGAAATTTAAACCTCATTAGACCCTGTACACACGATTTGCAACTAGGTTTTCTGAACAGgcaattaaatcaatattagtGAAAAATAGTACCATCATcggttatattttataatggaACTTATTTTCagatacttaaaatattttgaatccGCATGTCTTTTAAATTTCTCACAGATCTGCTTCAAACTGTTTCATAGGTAATTTATGCCCACatcatgatttcaggaaggtgTCGAATATGAAACCTGTGAAAGTGAAACACAAACAAGTTCACCAACTGGTTGTACCGATACATGCAATGGGGAGACTTGGGCAAAAGTCACTGTTCAATATCAGTATACTCAAGCAACACACAACCCAGTAGAAGGCAATTTGCGAGTTCGAATCAAACACACTGGAGACTCAAACAACCCAAGGGAAATTGTATGGAATTCAACTAACATTCAATGGGTTGAAGGTGTCGAAGGTTATACGTGATGTTCATCTGCAAGACAgtataagaaaatgtttgttgatattttaaaattttacatcAGCTCATGTAAGAGTGCGATGATGGCCTCGCTCCACCCTTATTCAAGATAGCTTCCAAGATGACCTCCAGTAAATTCAAATGTACAACTTTCGTGCAAATATGTGCATGGATATTCCATTGTCTGAAATCATCCCATTTTAATTTATCTGTTTTCAAGCTGGCATCGTCGAACAAACAAAAGTTATGCCCCGTTTTTGacaaatataaatgcaaaaaacgTTCACACAAGCTAAAGATATCcaaataaacctttttacacATGCGATAATAAACATAGCAAGGCCTCTAATGAAGACTACCATAATTTTCCAGTTATGCTCCATCTTTGACAAATAAACTCCAAATTGTTTTTGAGAGTTctacaatgaaaaaaaagtaaGTATATATTGAGAAACATATAgaaatcatcaatatttaaatggcATGCAAGATGGAATATATGGAAATGGttatttctttctaaatttTACTATTTGTTATGGTTGCttttcataaagcatcttaatttatcgttttgatgaaataaatatactatcaagcaattaaaatcaaacgtgatttatttcattaaatgtgtgcaatatctttagttagtggttaaaaatcaatgttttgatAAGGTTTACATTTGACAAGTAAACATAAATGtcgttcaaattaaaatatcatcatcagcatcttGGGACAGCTCAAACTTCGGCGGAATTTTACCGGTCTTGGCGAGTTTTTGGTGTGCCCTTCGCTATTCTATCACTTCAGTTCAGGATCAAATGTCGCACACATGTTTCACCAATAGCAACGACTCTTTGCAGCAGTTTATCGccttcatcatcgtacttttgTAGTTGTGAGCGAACGTTATTCTAAGAGCACGTGGTGTACACAGCGAGTGGCGATTTTCCTTATTTGCCAACTTACATTcagaatatgatatataataagACCCGTGACTTATGTCAAACTCATCGCGTGTGTATCTTTTATAAGTGTTCAGTAGTATTGCTACATTTTCATCGTTTCCATTATTTGTCCCAGACAATGTCCTTTGCGCTGGTGCTTGTTCTTAACGTTATTTCGCTCATTGTAAAATTTTCGCAACCATGCCTTAATAGTACTATAGTAGAGACTCTGAAGCATTTCAGATGCGCTTTTTACTCGTCTATCTTCACCCTTATTGTACGCAATTTGTGAGCGTGAGCATGAGTGTGAACGGTACTTCATGACGTTAtgaaatatgacgtcatatgtAAATGACGTCTCGTAACCTTAGTTTTTCCCGCACTCAAGATTTGCAAGATATTGGTcaacaattatgtcaaatagtACCGTGtattaaacaatgaacaaaatGATAAGATAGGGCTACGACATAATTTCAACAGTGTGACATTTCCTGAATTACGAGTAACTCCTGAAGACTAATGCCAATTCCATCATGTAAATAAGTCTGTGTATGATTTCCAGCGTTTCACTAATAGTTTGTGAATCGAGGATCGAATTCTGTCCTTGGCATGTTTGGCCCGAATAACCGAGGACAAAGTAGATTTGTGTTACGATTTTTTACGCTTGTCACTGAAGCACGCCCTATCACGGCTTTATTAGAGTAttgtttagtttagtttatcaTTTATAGTTTCTGTCCTGAGATAAATGACAGTTGAAAGTTATTTATTCATGGATCAGGGAAACCACAAATGTTTTGAAGCATAATAAAACTTCGTAAGTAGGACAATGACCAGTGTTGTTATTGTAGACACTAAGACATTGAATTCTTGAGTGACGGAACGGTAACTTAAGGCTAAATATTGCAGATGTGACATTTCACCATATGAAATGCTtctcaaaacagtaaataaatcTATGAAATTAATTTGTGATGTAATTtgacatattaaacaaaatgagCCGGGATGGCAAAAGAGCCACATGATTCTGCAATTAGACTAAACTAATGATAATATCGTACATTAAGGAGAAATTATAGAATTTAACCATCTTAATTTTATACTTaccaataataacaaaaaagaagAATTTATTGTAAAGGCATTGATGTATATACATCTAGTCCTAACAggcaattaaaaataataatctggcataacacaaacatgttattttaatcgaaaatacatcaaaatacaATAGCATCTATATTGCTGTAAAGATGTCACAAAGAAATGACGACGTTGTGTAAAAATGTTGACTTATTTGTAATTGAGATCAGATTACCCGATAAAAATGACAATACGTTCACATTCTTGTGAAAACTATcaagaaaattatttgaatcGTGATGATGTTAGAGATTATAGCGGTTCAAAGCTGGGGAGAAAGCGGCCGGATTCCCCCTCCCAAATCGGCAGAGGAAGTGACGAATGCCACTCAATAAAAAGGCAGAagacacaatattttcattaatagtttctatattaaatttaacaaatattaagaacttattcattttttttcgagAAAGTTAAACTCATTTAAGCaagttgaatgtttgtgttGGATGCCTAAATGAGCAggtcttttttaaatattgtgagGAGTGTACTtaacaatgaaaattatatttactgGTAATCACTGACCTTATGTTGGCATATTAGATTCTTTGTGGCTTTGAATGAATAGAAGAAAATATTACGTTCATTTAATTAAAGTATGGCAGCCATCATGGAcgcaaattatatttattttggaatgggtgaaatgtttatatatttcaattgattGATATACTACTTTTTTAATACAACACTACGATGATCTATGACTCAATAGCAAAGTCAATGCACAAgatttaatgaaattcatcattttatgcattttggcGGTCATCTTGGACTTCATTATCTTTGCCAAAATTGtgtatttatgtaaaagtaAATCGTTTTAAACGTCAACTTAAAACAACGATTTCTGACATTCATCAAAGCCATTCATTTTCAATCAAcattatcaaacaaatataacagCCGTTTCGAATATTAATGtttcttgaaatattcaaaatatacacttgcaaatttcattcattttaaaccttaaaattggATGACTTACGATTAAATATCAAGGTAAATgcacacatttgttttatatctttcATGTTAATCATCTGGCGGCCTTTTTGTATTCATCTTTGAATATCTTGTATCCATCAAATAACCCGTACATCATTGTGGTATTAGAGGGTGAAGCGGGTGTTAGCATTCTTAAAAGCCccatacatttctttgtatGCTGCCATGcaatttttaaccaaaatttcccATTGGGTTGTTATTCCTACAATGtcaaattgtattgtatttagttaatacaaacatttataatcaACTTCCACGTATTTGACGCGACACGGGGATAATCGTAGCACTAATACTAGATAATTGACGACAAAATATGCCAAAACTAGGCCAATATCAACCAAAGTCGGCCGAGTTTCCGCCGTTTTGATAAGCTACTAAACTCGCCAACTATAGGATTTAAGAAAtggccattttcattggctgtcaaAACTCGCCCTATATGAGAAGTATGCTTGAAATTATCTTAAAAGGTAGCCATTTTCTTTCCCGTTTTCCGACTGATTTGAAATATAGTGTttcgtttaaaacatttttggaaTTACTAGCCTATTACATACATCAACCACCTTGCACGGtttgatataacagttgtatttaacctgtTGCAGGATTTTACaacaaatgttaatgtaaaatagGGTTAAATAagcttcaaataaaaaaaatcaggtattttttaaaaatgttttaaccaaaatgttgTACAAtacgtaatagttaattaataaagtaCTTATTGATAAGTTGATTTGATATAGGCTAAGTTTTTTGTCCTCGGCCCTTCGGGCTCATGCAAGTACAGCTTACatcggacaaataactgggccaatttGAAATCACCTTATATTAAAGATTGCACGTATTGTGGTTACACCCATGATGGATGGGAAAACTGGCGGGACCCACAGCAGTGATTAACAAAACATTCTCCCACTGGGAGACCTAAcctaaaatactattttttccTCCCATAACCCAGGTTTTGGTCTATCAGTATATACCAAATACGTCAGTTACCGCTTTCTCCTTTAACACTAAATAACGACattgtaataattgttgagtttaGAGGtgcatattttatcatatgcatGACATAATTCCTTTAATTATGTCTTATTCGGTATGCGGTAAAGAAAATTATAAGAGATTAAGAATGTAATATTGTAACTATACAGTTTACTTTGTGCTTAACATAGTTTTCATAAGTCAAGGCATTTTAATTTAGCGTTCATAATGTGCCCATAACTATATCTGAAGTTTAAGGTAAATCAACAGATTAGCAacttattgtgaaaaatgtatgttattcAACTAAATGAATGAAGAACTGTTGGCAATGAATGGTGTACACTTGAGTCGGTTACATTTAAGGAAATAACGGCTTTTCTGCGATTATAATTTACCATTCTTCGTCCTTAGCCATGTTTCAAACTGTTGTCTAATGCATATATGAACACAGACAAAAGTGTATCGATGATTACAATCTCCTAATAAATCCTAAAAGAGTCAAATAACCAAACACTAAATATGAGATATTCCCTTCAAAGTGGTATGTTCTCAAAATAAATCTTTTATAATTTTCAGTGCCAGTTTCGACAACCTTAAAAACAACCACAACAATTAcgattacataattatatatcaaaacCACCACACGCTTACCacttcaaaaattaaaaatactaCAACTCCTACCAGTACACCTACTTGAAAACACAACCACttggagaagaatatttttagaaaaagttatctttcgttctaatccttttctagattgtacatttgttttctgtttatcTTTATGTTATGTGCGTATACGctgatgaataaataaatagttcaaTTAAACGCTACTACTTTTACCACTTCAACAGTTGAAACCTCTACAACTACTTGTAACTACTAGAACTCTAACCACTACAACTACTTAAAATACTAGAACTCTAACCACTTCAACTATTTAAAAACACTAGAAATCCTACCACTACAACTATTGGAATCACCATAACTCCTACCACTAGAACTACTTGGAACTACTACAACTCCTACAACTAGTTGGAACTGCTAGAACTCCTACAACTAGTTGGAACTACTACAACTCTTACCACTAGAAATACTAGAAACTGCTACAACTCCTACCACTAGAAATACTAGAAACTGCTACAACTCCTACCACTTCGACTATTGAAACCTCTACAACATCAACAACTACTTAAAAGCACTAGAACTCCTATCTCTGCAACTATTAATACCACTACAACTCTTACCACGATAACTACTTTGAACTACTACAACACCTACCACTAGAACTACTTGGAACTACTACAACTCCTACCAATAGAACTACTTGGTTTTTCTACAAATCCTACTACTAGAACTACTTGCTTTTTCTACAACTCCTACCGATAGAACTACTTGTAACTACTGTAACTCCTACCACTAGAAATACTAGAAACTGCTACAACTCCTACCAACAGAACTACTTGGAACTACTACAACTCCTACCACTAGAAATACTAAAAACTGCTACAACTCCTACCAACAGAACTACTTGGAACTACTACAACTCCTACCACTAGAACTACTTGGCACCACTACAACTCCTACTATAAGAAATACTAGAAAGTGCTACAACTCCTACCACTAGAACTACTTTGAACTACTACAACTCCTACCACTAGAAATGCTAGAAACTGCAAAAACTCCTACCAACAGAACTACTTGAAACTACTACAACTTCTACCACTAGAAATACTAGAAACTGCTACAACTCCTACCAACAGAACTACTTGGAACTACTACAACTcctaccactacaactacttGGCACCACTACAACTCCTACTATAAGAAATACTAGAAAGTGCTACAACTCCTACCACTAGAACTACTTGGCACCACTACAACTCCTACTATAAGAAATACTAGAAAGTGCTACAACTCCTACCAACAGAACTACTTGGAACTACTACAACTCCTACCACTAGAAATACTCGAAAGTGCTTTAACTCCTACCACTAGAACTACTTGGAACTACTACAACTTCTACCACTAGAAATACTAGAAACTACTACAACTATACCATAACTCCTACCACTAGAATAACTTGGTACTTCTACACCTCCTACCATTAGAAATACTAGAAACTACTACAACTCCTACCACAAGGAATACTAAAAACTACTACAACTCCTACCAATACGACTATTGAAACATCTACAACATCCACAactacttaaaattaaaaacactaAAACTCCTACCACTAGAACTATTGATACCACAACAACTCCTAACATTAGAACTACCTCGTGCTTCTACATCTCCCACCAAAAGAACTACTTGGAACTACTACAACTCCGACTACTAGAAATACTAGAAACTGCTACAACTCCTACCACTAGAACTACTTGGAACTACTACAACTCCTACCACTAGTAATACTCGAAGGTGCTTCAACTCCTACCACTAGAACTACTTGGAACTACTACAACTTCTACCACTAGAAATACTAGAAACTACTACAACTATTGATACCACCATAACTCCTACCACTAGAATAACTTGGTACTTCTACACCTCCTACCATTAGAAATACTAGAAACTACTACAACTCCtaccaaaagaaatactagaAACTACTACAACTCATACCAATACGACTATTGAAACATCTACAACATCCACaaatacttaaaattaaaaacactaAAACTCCTACCACTAGAACTATTGATACCACAACAACTCCTATCATTAGAACTACTTCGTGCTTCTATATCTCCCACCAAAAGAACTACTTGGAACTACTACAACTCCGACTACTAGAAATACTAGAAACTGCTACAACTCCTACCACTAGAACTACTTGGAACTACTACAACTCCTACCACTAGAAACACTAGAAACTGCTAGAACTCCTACCATTAGAAATACTAGAAACTGCTACAACTCCCACCACTACGACTATTGAAATCTGTAAAACCTCTACAACTAATACTAGTGAAATCACCACCACTCCATCCACTAGAACTTCTTGGAACTACTACAACTCCTACCACTAGAAATACTAGAAACTGCTAAAACTCCTACCTCAAGAACTACTTGGAACTACTACAACTTCTACCACTAGATATACTAGAAACTACTACAACTATTGATACCACCATAACTCCTACCACTAAAACTACTTTGTACTTCAACAACTCCTACCACTAGAAATACTAGAAATTACCACAACTCCTACCACTAGAAATACTAGAAACTACTACAACTCCTACCACTAGAAATACTAGAAACTACTACAACACCTACCAATACGACTATTTAAACCTCTACAACATCCAAAACTACTTAAAAGCTCTAGATCTCCTACCACTACAGCTATTGATACCACCACAACTCCTACCACTAGAACTACTTGGTACTTCTACATCTCCTACCAATAGAACTACTTGGAACTACAACAACTCCTTCTACTAGATATACTAGAAACTGCTACAGCTCCTACCACTAGAACTACTTGGAAATA
Proteins encoded in this window:
- the LOC128234940 gene encoding uncharacterized protein LOC128234940 — its product is MLTFSLFVIWMCFLYSVYGAVTISPKTEFPMNGESFTFTCENHISGNNINWAADVNIDVPSLTVSEPAEKTDGQVSIETDCLTPVSAVSSQRCTYYLKEGVEYETCESETQTSSPTGCTDTCNGETWAKVTVQYQYTQATHNPVEGNLRVRIKHTGDSNNPREIVWNSTNIQWVEGVEGYT